AGTCTCCGTTCAGGTCAGGTAGATTGGGAAAGCCTTGAAGATTTTGACCTAACGTTTGTGAAACGCCTGATAAATTGTTTAAAAGCCAATAACCCCATTTTAGATAGAGGTATGCCCACTAATGTACCAACTATTCACGTCACCGGTGACAGGGTTTCATTTAAAGGAAGGCAGATTCTAGAAGCCAAAAAAGCGCCAAAAGGCAAAAAGCCCTTGGCGCTTATGGTAATAGTTTAAATTTAACTTCCTACATGATTCTCTGGTCGAACAACGTTTCCAACTCCATTAACCACATAAGTGCTGTACTCCCAAGTTCCCCAGATTTCCCAATCAGGGTTTCCAGTGTAACGAGGATCGGTTTCATGTACCATAGTATAACTGTAACTTCCATTATCATCGTAACCCTTACAGTTAATATTATTCTTAACCCAACCTGAATCTAAGGATGGGTCGTTTCCAAAGTCACCTCTGTATTGATTTTTGTAGTCGCATGTAGTAAGCGTCTCCTGATCTAGCTCATCAACGGAATCCACATTACCTTGTACTCTACCGTCACCTAAATCAAAATAAACATTTCCGTTGTCATCATAGGCATATAGAGCCTTATAAGTACCGGTTACCACTTCACCTTCATCAGGTATACCGTTGTTATCAGCATCTTTATAGTTAGAGTTTGCTGTACTTGATTCAGTTTTAGTCACTTGATCTATTTCAGTTAGTTGATCTATTTCCGTCCCTGAATCACTCGTTATTGAGTTGCAACCAAGTGTTAAAAATACTCCTATACTAGCCATTAGAATATAATTTGCGAAATGCTTCATATTCACTCCTCTTGTTAATTTATGTTTTATATGAAATGCATTGATTATTAACTGCATAAAACTACCCTAATTAAAAAGAGATACTTAAGCAAGTTTGATAATTTTAATAAAATTTATTTCTAAATATTTGATGATTTCTGATCATAAGTCTTTGTGGTTTTGGTAAATATCACTTGTCTACTCACTTAGCCTCGAAACTTTCATTTGGAGCCCAACATTTACCAACCCACCTCGCAAACAAAAACCAATTATTCATCCCACAGACCGAAACGGACAGCCCGGATTCAGTATAGCATGCCGACTGCTGAGGTACTTCCAAAAGTAGAAAGCGGTGAGATTGTGATTGGAGGATGCTGTACCACCGGTTTCGAACCTACATGGAAGTACATCATGTGCCACGCCCAAATCTTTCAGTAACACTTCGAAGCAAATATGAGGAGTTCCAGGAACTATTCATTTCTTGATTATACAAAGCATTATGAGATATATGGATACCCATCTATAGATCTGCGTGTCTACTGTTATCATGTTTTTGTTTGCAAATCTTCTACCTCTAACCCCATGTATTACTTCACGATCTCGTTAGATTCTAATGGCATCTTTGATGGGAATGATTATTTTATACGGAGTCATGTACCGGGGTAGATTTATCATGTCTATGCAGTTGTGGAAAGGCGTGATACTGCAGCCACTTGCTAATGACAATTACCCAGTGAATTGGATTGTCGTATAAAAAGCGTTCGTTATGGACAACCTCAAATCCAGAATGTTATACGACACATAATCTGACTGGATATAAAGAAACGCAATTTCAGAATATTGCACGACAATCGAGACATCTTGAGATATGGCGTGTAATTAGATGTTATGCACCCAAAGTTTAAAAGAATTGATAAGCAATTGTAATAAAAAGAGTAAGAAATGGAACCCTTCGAACTAAAAGTTGATACCAATACAATTTACATAAAAATCATCCGCTTTTTTGGGGTGCTAATGCTTGGATTTTTTATTGGGGCTATATCCTTCATATATAAGTATGAAGGGACTATCGATTGGATGAACTCATTCACAAGTATAGTCCTTAGTCTTGCTTTTGCTTTTTTCCCAGGTGTAGCCGGAAAAAAGGCTCTTGTCTTAAATGAGGACGGTATTTTTCTTAAAAACTATGGCTGGATTTGGGGTGAAAAAGAATATAATTGGTCCACAGTTAAAGCTGTTGAAGTAAAAAAAGACCGAATTGAATTAACAAGAATTGTTGGATCGACTGACAAAATTAAATTTCCCATTCATACAAGGGAACAAATTGAAAACTTAAAGAAGTACCTCCAACAGCTATCCAGTTCAAAAGATATTGCTTTTAAACAATAATGTTGGGTGCATAACCCGCGCATTAAGTGGGACGTGCCTCGCCGTTGGCTGCTGGTTTCGATTTTATCAGTTTCCGTAGTATATGTTAAATCAAATTCGGCGCTATTTTGCACGCCCCTTATGCGCAATGTCGTTACCCAATGCACCCTTTCGCTCAAACAAAAACTAACTTCCCATCCCTCAACTTCTCCTCACCGTCAAATCGATACGCGACTAGTTTCTCTCCTTTGGCCACGCTGTAGTCCAGGCAGCAGATGTTCTCTCTGTAGAGACTTGGATTTCCCTGAAGCCAGTAGTGGCCGAAAAAGACCGGGCGATCATCCCTTCCATACACCAATCCGTTTAAAGATTCATCACTTCGGACAGGCAGATCGGGCAGACCATGGATGTTTCCGACCGCAAAAGAGTCATACGCATAATTTTAAGAACTCTCCCACCATTACACCCGATAGCAGTCCGTCTGTGAACATTTTTTGAATTAATGCCCCAAAGATGATAGCCCGGTGAGTCGCAGGGCAAAGGCAATGGTAAATTAACGGTACATATAGATCATGAAAGGGCTTATATGAAGAAACTAAATAAACCCACAATATAGATTTGACTACAGAATGTTTTTGTTTTTTATACTCGCTCAATGAAGATTAATGAGTAGATTTATTTAAACCAAAAGAGTAATGTCATGAAAACTTTTGCTCTGATATTCAAAAAAACAGGTCTATACTTAATTTTCGGTTTGTTATTTGCACATCTGATTCAATCCACAGCCTGGGCTCAGGTCAACAATATCAATGTCGGAGATAGAGTTAGAATTTCTGCTCCGGCCGCTCAGACTAAGACTTTATACCGAAAGACTTTATTCGGTACCGTAAATAATATCACTCCTGAAGAAATATACCTGCTCTCCAATAATGAGTACTTTATAATTCCTTTTAACTCAATCAGGCGAATACACGTAAGTACAGGAAAAAAAAGAAACACAGGTAAAGGAGCTCTGATAGGTTTATCTAGCGGTGCATTACTTGGAGGTATGATTAGCCTCGTAACCTATGAGGAGTGCGATGATTCTGAACCTTTTGGTTGTTGGCTTGACTTTAGCAAAGGTGAATCTTTTGTACTTGGTGCTGCCGCCCTTGGACTTTCAGGTCTTGTTCTCGGAACTGTGCTTGGAGCTATAATTAAAACAGACAGATGGCATCGCTTACCAATTGAAGTCTTAATGAATTCTCCACCTGTTACTTCACAAAAACTCTCGTTCTGTCCAGTTGTTAATGTTAAATTTTCAATTTCCAGGAATCGCTAACCACAGACCTTTTAACAAGTGGGTTCAGAAGTAATCGATATTCGTGAAAATGGGATCAATGTTATTCACACATACACCAACTTCCCATCTCTCAACCGCTCCTCTCCATCAAACCGATACTCAACCAGCTTCCCTCCTTTGGCCACGCTATAGTCCAGGCAGCAGATGCTCTCTCTGTAGAGACTTGGATTGCCTCTGAGCCAGTTGTGACCGAAAAATACAGGCCGTTCATCCCTTCCATATACCGAACCGTGGTACTTACCCAAGTAGTGTGTCTGGGGGCCAACCAGAACGGCAGCAGCAAGGTAATTGCCAACGAACAAAACGCTGGAGAGTGAGGGCGCTGATAAGGTTTTTGTGAAAATCTTCGGTTCATTTTCAACTATTATTCGGTACTCTAATGCTGACAAAAAGATTTCATTCAAAAGATCCATAGGAATTTCCCTGATGCCGGTATCCAACTATCTCTTATACAGGAAGCGCTTCCAATCCGTTATATTCATAGAATTAAAAACAGAAAAGAAAAATTAAATGAGGAATCCGGTATGGATAAAGCAAAGCTAATTATTGGAAATGATACCCATGAACTTGATCTCATCGAAGGAAGTGAAGGAGAAATAGCGATAGATATTACGAAACTGCGAAGTGAAACCGGCCTTATAACGTCCGATTTAGGGTATAAAAGTACGGGAGCCACTAAAAGCGCCATCACATTTCTGAACGGAGAAAAAGGGGTGCTGCGGTACAGAGGGTATCCCATTGAGCAGCTTGCTGAAAAATCCTCGTTTCTGGAAGTGGCCTACCTGCTGATTTACGGAGATCTGCCAGGTGCAGATGAATTATCAAAATTCAGAGATGGAATCACACGGCACACTCTTATTCATGAGGATATGAAAATGCTCTACGAGGGGTACCCGGCCAAGGCCCACCCCATGGGTGTACTGGCTTCCATGATCGGGGCTCTATCCACATTTTACCCGAACGCCCAGGGCTCCGAACTGGATCCGGAAGAGGTTGATCTGACGATCCGCCGGTTGATTGCAAAAATCACCACCATTGCGGCGTGGTCGTACCGGAAATCGCAGGGCTTCCCGATTATGTACCCGCAAAACAAGTTGGATTACTGCTCAAATTTTCTGCATATGATGTTTGCGCTGCCCACGGAGGAGTACGAGATCAACCCAACCATTGTAAAAGCTCTGAACACGCTATTGATTCTACACGCCGATCACGAACAGAACTGCTCGGCATCCACGGTCCGGATGGCCGGTTCATCCCACGCCAGCCTGTATGCGGCCATCACGGCCGGAGTTTGTGCTCTGTGGGGACCACTGCACGGAGGGGCCAATCAACAAGTGATTGAAATGCTGGAGCAGATTCATAGCGAAGGCAGCGACGTTGCCAGAATGGTAGAGAAAGCCAAAGATAAAAGCAGTGACTTTCGCCTGATGGGGTTCGGCCACCGCGTATACAAAAACTTCGATCCGCGGGCCAAGATTATTAAAAAAGTAGCTGATGAAGTATTGAATGAGCTCCATATTGAGGACCCGCTCCTTGAGATTGCCAAATCGCTGGAGGAAGTCGCCCTGAATGATTCCTACTTTGTAGAGCGGAAGCTTTACCCGAACGTCGATTTCTACTCCGGCATCCTCTATCGCGCCATCGGCATCCCAACCGAAATGTTCACTGTGATGTTTGCACTGGGTCGTCTGCCCGGCTGGATTGCCCAATGGAAAGAGATGAGAGATAATAACGAACCCATTTCGCGTCCGCGCCAGATCTATGTCGGCCCGAACAAAAGGGACTACGTGGATCTGGAGAACAGATAAACGGTAGGTTCCTTGAACATTGATATGAGATCACTCAAAATATGGGTGATCTCATTTACTTTTGATGAGTTTTTAAAAGAGCAATGCCGGCTGCTCTGATCAGACATGTATATTCTATTTGGCAAAGGGTATATGACAATCACGAATGACAAATGCGTGGATGGGAGTCAGAGAATACTAGAGGAGTAAGAAAACGGATAAGAGTACTATGCCTGTCAAGGTATACGGTGAGCAAATCTGACGGATCAATCAATAGACCATCCCTCCCCTGCATTTTTAAGTTGGCATCCGGAGTAGGTTTATAAAGGGTAAATTTTTGTCGACGCTACCTTTCCCTGATTGTGATTTTTGAACCGCTCGCGAAGATCAGTTGTAAACCCGACATAACGCCAATCTTTTGCCTCACTTTTTATGATGTAGACATAATACATTGGGTTTCTCTCTATTTCTTAAATAAAAGGACAAGTTATTAAACAAAGGACAAGATCTGCAAAATACTCGAAAAAGGAGTGCGCGCACTCCGAAGCCTTGGCGAAGGTGTGGGCCCAGCAGGACTTGAACCTGCGACCAATCGATTATGAGTCGACTGCTCTGACCAACTGAGCTATGGGCCCTTTTTGATATACAACCTTTTAAAGGGCGGTAAAATTACAAGCTTTGCCAACCATTTACAATAGGGTTTTTATTCCAAAAGTGTGTGTTCCAAAAACTATTATCAAATCTAACTGATATGCGATTGTAGATTGTCGATTTAGGATTTGCGATCCGGTTTTAATTTTTCAGTAATTACATCTCAAATCGAATTTCGTATACCGAATATCTCCAACCACCTGATATGCATTATCTTATCCCAATTCGATCAGATTTTCCTTCTAACCGCTATTCAGTTATATTAAATCGGGGTTAAGGATTCTGATTGAATTTCCTAATCGAGTTCTTCAGTTTCCTTACAGGGGCCGGTGGCATCGCCATCGGCCTTTTTTATTTTCTTGCGGATCCGCGGCGAGCTATACAATTATTCACAACCTTCGTGAAACGTTGTAACATTTTGTCTTCACGGACTGCTTGCATTAAACCGCCACCGAGACCATCAGGAGCACAAGTATTCTCTGCATCAATCTGCGTAGCTCTGTGAAAAAATCAGACGCTGTCAGATCCGGTTGGTGCTGACAGGTCTATTTACCATAGAAGCCATTCATGAGTTTAACATGCGAGCGCGGGATTTATCCCTGCGAGAATAAGGTAGGCCTGGCCATGAATGACCGGCCTGTCTTCCAAAGCTTCAGCGCAGGCAGGCTCGTATATAATGCCCCATGTCGGGGCATTTAATAATTTATCTCTTCGTGTTGCTTCGTGTCAATGTGCCTTCGTGGCAAACTCTTATAAATTCACCACATTCCGTAGGAATATTCTGTTTATAGGTAGACGGATGAAAGAAGTTTATTACTCCATGGGAGTGTTCTTTTCGTTCGGAGTTTATCATCTCGTTCACCGTAACAGAAAGCTCCTATGGAGCTTATACTTTTTTGCGTATTAAATGCTATAAACAGAATACTCCTCTGGAGTTGAAACTGAACTTTAACGTGTTACGGAAGCAATAATAGACATCACTCTGTGAGAATATTAGACGCTGTCAGATTCTTTGAACGCTGGCAGGTCTATTTACCAAAGAACCCATATGGGTTCAACATACGAGCGCGGAATTTATCCCGGCGATCAGACGCTGTAAGATCCGGTAGGTGCTGATAGGTCTTGAATACTTAGTCATTCTGAGCTTGTCGAAGAATCTCTTGCCATTTCTGCCTCCGCCGCAATATACCCAAACGCCGCCCATTCATCAGTGCTGAGGATTTGGTTCCAGATATCGATGGCTCGCTCCTCTCTTCCGTTCATGTAGTGCCAGTTCCCGATACCGTACCAGAGCGTAGCATTTTGAAGGCTATCATCCGATACTTCCATCATCCTTTCTGGATCAAAAAGACCTTTAAAAACCATAATCAGATTCAGATATACATCATTTTCAATCAGATCCATGTCAGCAGTAACATTCTCTATGGCATGTCCCGCTTGTTCGTCCTGGCCGCCCCGCTTTAAGGCCGAATAGTACCAGTAGAGCGTAGCAACCTGCATGTCATCTGTTAAATCCAGTTCGTTGAGGGATTTTTCATAAGTATTGATCGCCTGCTGATAGTCGCCGTTTAAATAGTGGGCCAGCCCCTTATGATACCACACATTGGATTTCAGAGTGCTCACCGGCTGGTTCAGTTCATTGGGTAGTCCATCCGGTTCGATCACATCCGGCATATTGCGCATCAGCTCCTCTGCACGTTCAAAATCGCGAACTGCCCGGTCAAAATATCTCAGAGTAATGTAGCGATGGCCCCTGTGACGAAACATCCGCGGATCTTCCGGTACTTTATATGTGCCCTCCGTAAAGATCTGAATCGCCTCGCGATACTCTCCCAAATATGCCGCCCTTCTTCCCAGCCAGATGATATTCTCGGCATCCTCAGGATCAACCCGGTAGTCCGCCAGTGCTTCAAGAAACTTTTCGTTTTGATCGTCAAACAGTTCCGGCGACACCTCCGGGGTGTAGAGAGTGTCTCCCATCAGGGATATTGACTGAACTCCGGACGGCATCGGCGGTAGATCCACTCGGTTTTCTCCACAGGAAACTGCACTGATTGTAGCGACAAAAACTAAAACTGTTATTACAAAATTTCTCATAATGCGTTTATTTAGAAGGTAAGTGATAATTCTACAATTTCTCCTGATCTGCGAACTTTAACAACAATTTCTTCACCGGTCGAAAACTCTCCGAGAGCTTCCATGTAGGCATAAATATCACTCACCGGTATCTCGCCCATCTGCACCACAATATCTCCGGTTTGCATACCGGCTCGATCTGCGGGTCCGCCCATCCGTACGCCATCCAGCCGGAACCCGTTACCCGAAAAGTTGTAGTCAGGAATTACGCCCATGGTTACACTATCTCCGCTCATTACAGACTGCTGTTGTGGCGCTGTTTCCGAGAATTCCATCGCAGTCGCCTCAAGCTCATCCAACTTTCTGATAAGTAACTCCGCATGCTCTGATATGGTTAAAATGCCCTGTTCATTAATTTTATCGGGAGTGTCGCCCGGAGTATGATAATCATCGTGTGTTCCCGTAAAAAAGTGCAATACCGGAATACCGATATCATGAAATGAAACGTGATCGCTGGCCCCTGTCCCCGAACCGCTCGGGATAATATTTAAATTATTTGATTCAATTTCTGAAAATATCTCATCCCATTTTGGGGAGGTTTCAGTACCAAAAATGGTCAATTCACTCTCTTCATTCAGCCGGCCGATCATATCAAAATTAATCATCGCGAGGATTGAATCCGAGGGCACATCCAGGCTCTCTGCAAAATACCTCGATCCCAGTAATCCGAGTTCCTCTCCCGAAAAGGCAATGAACATCACGGATTTCTCCGTAGGATTTTCTGAAAATTTTTCTGCAAGGTGAAGTAATCCCGCAACGCCGGAAGCATTGTCATCGGCTGAGTAGTGGGTGGAATCGGGTTGATCAAAATTCATGGAGATAATACTTCCATGCCCCTGTCCGTCATAGTGCGCACCCAAAACGATGAATTGTGAAGGCTGAGTGCTACCCTCTGAGATCGCCACCACATTTCGGGACAGATGATTTTCAACGCCCATCGGCTGTGTCATGGGGCCGTTTAAAGTAAACTGCTGGAAATAGGTATCCTGATCTCCCGCGGGTGTTAAACCAAGCTGCAAAAATCGATCTGCAATATAGTTAGCGGCGATAGCTTCCTGCTCAGTTCCGGACAGACGTCCATCCATCTCATCGGAAGAAAACCACTCCACATCCTCCCTGATCTGTTCTTCGGCAGTGTACTCATTTGATGACGAGCTGCAGGAGATAAGGGCTAGGCTAATTGTGAGTAGTATCAGGGAAAAGTTTTTCATCGTAGTTATTTCATTGAGTGATCCTAAGACCTGTCAGCATCCCGACAGCAGTCGGGCTCTGACAGCGTCGATGACAACAATATAAAAAAGAACCGGGTTCTCGCAGAGTTATGATTTTGAGGTTAAAGGGATCTGTCAGCATCGTATTCGTCTCCCCTTGAGGGGAGTGCCCGATTTATCGGGGAGGGGTGTAACAACATGACAGCATCGATGCAATAAAACCAATTAGTGTATCTCGCGAATTTACGCAGATAAGAACGCAGATTTTCGCTGAATAAACTTTATGTGACTTTTGTCACACTCTGCGTGACTCAGCGAATTCATCTGCCCCGAATGCTCGGGGCGAGAACCAGACGCTGTCAGATCCGGTAGGTGCTGACAGGTCTTCAAGCTGCGAAATCCAAAGATCCGTTAAATCCGCGTTCCATGTTGAGTATGAATCTAAACACCCGTATCATGTGATCCACATACTTAACCATTAAGGTTGGGGGTGTCCCGAGAGTAACGAATCGGGACTGAGATCATACCCTGTGAACCTGAACCGGGTTATACCGGCGTAGGGAAACCGATCTGCAGTGCAGGCCATCACAAACAAATTCAGCTGATGATTGCCGCGCACTGTCCCCCTCCTTCAATCGCATTTAAAATTGATGGAGGCATCATGTCTTTTTACCTGAAACTATTTTCCTTAATCATCCCGATTCTCTTCGGGACTTCCCTTCAATCCCTGTCTCAAACCATCGAGGGCCGAGTTACAGACGGCGACACCGGTGAACCACTCGCGGGAGCATCCATTCTTGAAGTGGGAACCGAAAACGGTACATCCACTGACGCCGACGGTGAATTCAGCCTAAGACTTCGAGAGTCCGGCTATGAACTGAGAATCAGCTTTATAGGATATCAAACACAAACCGTATCCTTTACTGAAACGGACTCCTATCTCGAGATTGAACTCACATCCCAGCCGGTTACTGCCGGAGAAGTGTTTGTAAATGCCTTGCGTGTAGATGATTCCACACCGGTGGCGTACAGTAATATCTCACGGGATGCGATCGAAATACGAAATACCGGCCAAGACATTCCCATGCTGGTTTCAACGTCACCGTCTGTTGTATCGGCCTCCGATGCCGGAGCAGGAATCGGATACACCAACATGCGAATACGCGGCGTGGATCAGGCACGAATTAACGTAACCGTTAACGGTATACCGATGAATGACTCCGAATCTCATGGCGTGTTCTGGGTCAATATGCCCGATTTTGCTTCTTCAACGCAGAACATACAGATTCAGAGGGGTGTGGGAACCTCCACACACGGAGCTTCTGCCTTCGGAGCAACCATGAATCTGCAGTCAGCCCTTATGCGGCCCGATTCCTACGGTGAGGTTGATCTGGGAGTCGGCGCTTACGGAACACAAAAAGCAACCGTCCAGCTTGGATCCGGCCTGATGGATAACGGCTGGCAAGTCGAGGGGCGACTTTCAAAAATTGATTCTGACGGCTACATCGACCGGGCAGAATCTGACCTTCGCTCCTTTTATCTGTCCGCAGCTCGTCACGGAGACCGCAGCCTG
This is a stretch of genomic DNA from Rhodohalobacter barkolensis. It encodes these proteins:
- a CDS encoding tetratricopeptide repeat protein; translated protein: MRNFVITVLVFVATISAVSCGENRVDLPPMPSGVQSISLMGDTLYTPEVSPELFDDQNEKFLEALADYRVDPEDAENIIWLGRRAAYLGEYREAIQIFTEGTYKVPEDPRMFRHRGHRYITLRYFDRAVRDFERAEELMRNMPDVIEPDGLPNELNQPVSTLKSNVWYHKGLAHYLNGDYQQAINTYEKSLNELDLTDDMQVATLYWYYSALKRGGQDEQAGHAIENVTADMDLIENDVYLNLIMVFKGLFDPERMMEVSDDSLQNATLWYGIGNWHYMNGREERAIDIWNQILSTDEWAAFGYIAAEAEMARDSSTSSE
- a CDS encoding citrate synthase; this translates as MDKAKLIIGNDTHELDLIEGSEGEIAIDITKLRSETGLITSDLGYKSTGATKSAITFLNGEKGVLRYRGYPIEQLAEKSSFLEVAYLLIYGDLPGADELSKFRDGITRHTLIHEDMKMLYEGYPAKAHPMGVLASMIGALSTFYPNAQGSELDPEEVDLTIRRLIAKITTIAAWSYRKSQGFPIMYPQNKLDYCSNFLHMMFALPTEEYEINPTIVKALNTLLILHADHEQNCSASTVRMAGSSHASLYAAITAGVCALWGPLHGGANQQVIEMLEQIHSEGSDVARMVEKAKDKSSDFRLMGFGHRVYKNFDPRAKIIKKVADEVLNELHIEDPLLEIAKSLEEVALNDSYFVERKLYPNVDFYSGILYRAIGIPTEMFTVMFALGRLPGWIAQWKEMRDNNEPISRPRQIYVGPNKRDYVDLENR
- a CDS encoding M28 family peptidase; this translates as MKNFSLILLTISLALISCSSSSNEYTAEEQIREDVEWFSSDEMDGRLSGTEQEAIAANYIADRFLQLGLTPAGDQDTYFQQFTLNGPMTQPMGVENHLSRNVVAISEGSTQPSQFIVLGAHYDGQGHGSIISMNFDQPDSTHYSADDNASGVAGLLHLAEKFSENPTEKSVMFIAFSGEELGLLGSRYFAESLDVPSDSILAMINFDMIGRLNEESELTIFGTETSPKWDEIFSEIESNNLNIIPSGSGTGASDHVSFHDIGIPVLHFFTGTHDDYHTPGDTPDKINEQGILTISEHAELLIRKLDELEATAMEFSETAPQQQSVMSGDSVTMGVIPDYNFSGNGFRLDGVRMGGPADRAGMQTGDIVVQMGEIPVSDIYAYMEALGEFSTGEEIVVKVRRSGEIVELSLTF
- a CDS encoding GIY-YIG nuclease family protein, encoding MYYVYIIKSEAKDWRYVGFTTDLRERFKNHNQGKVASTKIYPL
- a CDS encoding EbsA family protein, producing MEPFELKVDTNTIYIKIIRFFGVLMLGFFIGAISFIYKYEGTIDWMNSFTSIVLSLAFAFFPGVAGKKALVLNEDGIFLKNYGWIWGEKEYNWSTVKAVEVKKDRIELTRIVGSTDKIKFPIHTREQIENLKKYLQQLSSSKDIAFKQ